From a region of the Lactuca sativa cultivar Salinas chromosome 4, Lsat_Salinas_v11, whole genome shotgun sequence genome:
- the LOC111909164 gene encoding GATA transcription factor 19: MYMCGGSNNAMVFSLPYDGESPTSSAVDCTLSLGTPATRLAGDYERNTHHERRPSWSASFCWDILQNTTAVVPSQKANLGGGNGGASAAGDPLLARRCANCDTTSTPLWRNGPRGPKSLCNACGIRFKKEERRANAAATSGGDMAEIQHYQPVMNGNPWLHHPQSTHKLSSYYSPAAAAAKGNEFRFIDDVDDRDSPFLSWRLNVTDRPGLVHGFTR, encoded by the exons atgTATATGTGTGGTGGTTCTAATAATGCCATGGTGTTTTCCTTGCCATACGATGGAGAGTCACCTACTTCCTCCGCCGTTGATTGCACGCTTTCTTTGGGTACGCCGGCCACCCGTTTAGCCGGAGATTACGAGAGGAACACTCACCATGAGAGAAGACCCTCTTGGTCCGCTAGTTTCTGTTGGGATATTTTACAAAACACGACGGCGGTGGTACCTTCACAGAAAGCTAACCTTGGAGGTGGTAATGGCGGAGCATCCGCCGCCGGTGACCCTTTACTTGCTAGGCGATGCGCTAACTGTGACACCACTTCCACCCCACTTTGGAGGAATGGCCCCCGCGGCCCTAAG TCGCTGTGTAATGCATGTGGAATCAGATTCAAGAAGGAAGAGAGGAGAGCCAACGCGGCGGCGACTAGTGGAGGCGATATGGCGGAGATACAACATTACCAACCGGTGATGAACGGGAACCCGTGGCTTCACCACCCTCAATCTACCCATAAACTATCGTCATACTATTCTCCGGCGGCGGCGGCGGCGAAAGGGAACGAGTTTAGGTTCATTGATGACGTGGACGACAGAGATTCTCCGTTTCTATCATGGCGTCTCAACGTTACTGACAGACCAGGTCTCGTCCACGGGTTTACGAGATGA
- the LOC111909166 gene encoding DNA-3-methyladenine glycosylase 1, which yields MEEQTFHSEEPHPQFKPESSSPQSSVQSQPPQPRPPTEEFSSASDISHIVTSNPSKIPIRPQKIRKLSPSTATENIHPQTTIAEADASKAIVLSATTTPVATKNRRRNPSRSAIDLQKVIKPLSAQGEITAALRHLRSADPLLANLIDNHPPPAFDSHQPPFLALTKSILYQQLAYKAGTSIYTRFVNLCGGEDSVVPETVLSLTHQQLKQIGVSGRKASYLYDLANKYNNGILSDESVVKMDDRSLFTMLSMVKGIGSWSVHMFMIFSLHRPDVLPVSDLGVRKGVQLLYMLDELPRPSQMEQLCEKWRPYRSVGAWYMWRFVEGKGTPAVAALVNIGQGQQQLGQSEQVQQQQQLQLQLLEPINSIGNLGACIWGQ from the exons ATGGAGGAACAAACATTCCACTCCGAAGAACCCCATCCCCAATTCAAACCGGAATCCTCATCGCCACAATCTTCCGTTCAATCCCAACCGCCGCAACCACGACCACCAACAGAGGAGTTTTCTTCTGCTTCTGATATTTCCCATATTGTTACTTCCAACCCTTCCAAAATCCCCATTCGTCCACAGAAAATCCGAAAACTCTCGCCGTCCACCGCAACGGAAAATATTCACCCTCAAACAACGATCGCAGAAGCCGACGCATCCAAAGCCATTGTCCTTTCGGCCACCACAACACCTGTCGCAACAAAAAACCGTCGTCGAAACCCATCGCGATCAGCGATAGATTTACAAAAAGTGATAAAACCCTTATCTGCACAGGGCGAGATCACCGCCGCTCTCCGCCATCTCAGATCCGCTGACCCTCTCCTAGCTAATTTAATCGACAATCACCCTCCGCCGGCGTTCGACTCACATCAACCACCGTTTTTAGCCCTAACCAAAAGCATTCTCTATCAACAACTAGCGTACAAGGCAGGAACATCGATATACACTCGCTTCGTCAACCTCTGCGGCGGCGAAGACAGCGTCGTTCCGGAAACTGTCCTTTCCCTCACTCACCAGCAGCTTAAGCAAATTGGGGTTTCTGGGCGTAAGGCAAGTTACCTCTACGACCTAGCTAATAAGTACAACAATGGGATTCTCTCTGACGAATCAGTTGTAAAAATGGACGATAGGTCTCTTTTTACAATGCTTTCAATGGTGAAAGGAATCGGGTCATGGTCTGTTCACATGTTCATGATATTTTCGCTACATAGACCTGATGTTTTGCCTGTTAGCGATTTGGGAGTTAGGAAAGGAGTGCAACTGTTGTATATGTTGGATGAGTTGCCTAGGCCATCGCAAATGGAGCAGCTCTGTGAGAAATGGCGACCTTACAGATCAGTTGGTGCCTGGTATATGTGGCGGTTTGTTGAAGGTAAGGGCACTCCGGCTGTTGCTGCTTTAGTGAATATCGGGCAGGGGCAGCAACAATTAGGGCAGTCTGAACAGgtacaacaacagcaacaactcCAGTTGCAGCTTTTGGAACCCATCAATAGCATTGGAAATCTCGG GGCTTGCATTTGGGGGCAATGA
- the LOC111909165 gene encoding sugar transporter ERD6-like 4, with amino-acid sequence MASRDPEIEEGGGGGGGGGSLKKPLLHTGSWYRMAGMSSRQSSMFASSAQILRESVSIFLCVFIVALGPIQFGFTCGYSNPTQADIITDLKLKISEFSVFGSLANVGAMVGAIASGQIAEYIGRKGSLMIAAIPNILGWLAISFSKDYSFLYMGRLLEGFGVGVISYAVPVYIAEISPQNMRGSLGSVNQLSVTIGILLAYLLGLFLPWRVLAAFGTLPCIFLIPGLFFIPESPRWLAKMGFIEDCETSLQVLRGFDSDISSEFNEIKRSVANSGKRATIRFSELKRRRYWYPLMVGIGLLLLQQLSGINGVLFYSSDIFKSAGISSSKAATFGLGAIQVVATAVTTSLVDKSGRRVLLMLSSILMVASNLLVSMSFFLKQLVAKDSSLYGFLGILSLVGLVIMVTGFSLGLGPIPWVIMSEILPVNIKSLAGSVATLFNWLAASIITMTAPLLLTWSSGGTFIIYAAVSTFTLVFVKLWVPETKGKTLEEIQWSFR; translated from the exons ATGGCGTCACGAGATCCGGAGATCGAAGAAGGGGGCGGAGGTGGAGGCGGAGGCGGCAGCCTCAAGAAGCCGCTCCTCCACACCGGAAGTTGGTACCGCATGGCTGGTATGAGCTCCAGGCAGTCTAGCATGTTTGCCTCTTCCGCTCAAATCCTTCGTGAATCAGTCTCCATTTTCCTCTGCGTTTTCATCGTCGCCTTAGGCCCCATTCAGTTTGGGTTCACT TGTGGGTATTCAAATCCTACGCAGGCAGACATCATAACCGATCTTAAACTTAAAATTTCGGAG TTCTCCGTGTTTGGTTCTTTAGCAAATGTGGGTGCTATGGTGGGTGCAATAGCTAGTGGTCAAATTGCAGAATACATTGGACGAAAAGGG TCATTGATGATTGCTGCTATTCCCAACATACTTGGATGGCTTGCTATTTCATTTTCCAAA GATTACTCATTCTTGTATATGGGAAGATTATTGGAAGGCTTTGGTGTTGGTGTAATATCTTATGCG GTTCCTGTATACATTGCTGAGATCTCACCTCAAAACATGAGAGGTAGCTTAGGATCTGTTAACCAG CTTTCTGTTACTATTGGAATACTATTGGCATACCTTTTGGGGCTTTTTCTTCCATGGAGAGTATTGGCAGCTTTTGGTACTTTGCCATGCATCTTTCTGATACCTGGTCTTTTTTTCATTCCTGAATCTCCTCGTTGGTTG gcCAAGATGGGGTTTATTGAAGATTGTGAAACATCTTTGCAAGTTTTGCGAGGATTCGATTCAGACATTTCCTCTGAGTTTAATGAGATCAAG AGATCTGTAGCAAACTCAGGAAAACGAGCTACAATTCGATTTTCTGAACTTAAGAGAAGAAGATATTGGTATCCTTTAATG GTAGGAATAGGGTTGCTTCTTCTTCAACAACTCAGTGGTATAAATGGTGTTCTATTCTACTCTAGTGACATTTTCAAATCAGCTG GAATTTCATCCAGCAAAGCTGCAACATTTGGACTTGGTGCAATTCAG GTTGTTGCTACTGCAGTTACAACATCCTTGGTGGACAAAAGTGGTCGAAGAGTTCTTTTAATG TTGTCTTCAATTCTAATGGTTGCAAGCAACCTTCTTGTTTCAATGAGTTTCTTTTTGAAG CAACTTGTTGCTAAAGATTCGTCCCTTTATGGGTTCTTGGGAATATTGTCACTCGTTGGACTAGTG ATTATGGTGACCGGCTTCTCTCTAGGACTTGGACCAATTCCTTGGGTTATAATGTCCGAG ATACTTCCTGTAAATATTAAGAGCCTTGCTGGCAGTGTTGCAACACTTTTTAATTGGTTGGCTGCATCGATTATTACAATGACAGCACCCCTACTCTTGACCTGGAGCAGTGGAG gaACTTTCATCATCTATGCTGCTGTGTCAACTTTTACTCTAGTTTTTGTGAAACTATGGGTTCCTGAAACCAAAGGAAAAACGTTGGAAGAAATACAATGGTCCTTCAGATGA